The Telopea speciosissima isolate NSW1024214 ecotype Mountain lineage chromosome 11, Tspe_v1, whole genome shotgun sequence genome includes the window cccttgaaagaggagatcgattgggattagaggtcttcaaaaaatCTGAAAGTGGCTGATATTGATGTCGAGTGCTCtttggggttgaagaaacacaccctccaaaaatcagcaagttctgaaacctgtaaccctaaaaATCGATTAGAGTCAGGGTATTttctgggttttgaaaaaaaccctgaaagagagatcgatttagggaatTGTCTTCAATTGTTGGTGTAGACCTTTGATAGTTTCTGTCCAAGGTTGCTAATATGGATCTCCAAGAGGTAAAAACAATCCTCAGGGTAATAGAGGCTCAATCTCCAGGAAGAGGAGAAATCCAAAAAATCGCAAAAGAGGAAATCAGCAGCTATCGATCTCAAGTGTTGTTTAGAACATTGATGAATGAGGTCTGATGAAGGGCATCATCTAGATCagaagatcacctcattagagctGCCCTAAAAAGGATGGAGAGAAGCAAGGAGAacgatagaagagaagagaagaacaatggaggggaagttttgaaaacctagatcaaagaatttggctctgataccatgttaacaaaacaaaatatgagAGAATGTTTGAATGATCGAATTAATCaaccaagccatatatttataatatggaagATTACATCATAGAgataaaaatacccctagctATAGACGACTTAACTAGGCAGTACAAACACTTAAATATAAAGcagtaaaaagaccagaatacccccacggtgttctggtgtacattattcaacagaCATGAAGCACCAAAATCAATAAGCCAGGAGGTAGAAGAAGGATAAAAGACGGAGTTACCTTTATAGGCTAAGGTGGCTATAGAGGTGGAGGTAGATGCagcttcaagttgttgaagatGTTTGACTAGCTGGTTGTAATCATCACGAGACACAGTGGATGAAGTACCTGATGTAGAACTCTGAGTCACATCACTAATAGGTTTTTCAGTAGGAGTGTCGGACATGGCTGTATTGGCTAGTTTATTCGCCCATTCAGGTTTTCCATGTTTAGCCCAACAAGTATCCACAGTATGATTTGGTTTGCCACAATAAGAGCATTGGCAAGAAGACTTGTCAAAAGATTAATAACCAATACCTCTTCCACCAGTGCCACAGCCCCTGGATTGGCCACGACCACGTCCTCGACCACAACTAGCAACAAAGGCTGAGCTGTCTTTAGAATTAGTATCAGGTTTGGATGGATTTCCAAACGATTGATACTAGAGAATACTTCTTTGAGAGAGGGAACTTTCTCCCCTGTGATTTGTTGACTCTTCACAAACTGATAGTCAGGGTGTAAGCCAACCAGAAATTTAGCAACATGAAACTCAGTCGTTGTTGTTTCAATTGATCCAAATTGGTAGTAAGTGGCTGATGTATCTGGAGTTTTCAACCATGCCTTTATAACTGGCAAAGTATTCATTCAAAGATTTATCTCCCTGTTGGAAAGTGAAAAgtttctcatagagatcatacatgtgggagatattcctttcttgagagAAACTTTCACGCAAATCATTCCAAACATCCTTAGCAAGGGTGTGAAACATTACATTGGATGCAATAGCAGGCTCAACATTGTTCCATAACCATATTttgataatatatttttcacGCATCTAGTCATCAGGAGCTGGGGCAGTGGCAGGATCCTTTGGATCAGCAGTAGGGGGATCATCTGTaaggtattttatttttcctttggcATGAATATATGCTTGCACAGCCTGGGCCCATAACAGAGTTTGAAACTCTGGAGAGTTTTATAGTAGTAATCTGAACTTAGACATTGTCCGTTGGTGGTTTAGGGTCAGCCATAAAGATAACTGATCAAGTCCAAGTAGTAGCAGCAGTTGTAAATCAATCAGCTCTTGAATAGAACCAGATTAGGGtttaagaaaacccaaaaatagtagGAGCAGCAGTAACACAATCGGCTCTTAAATAGAACCAGATTAGggttaaaaaacccaaaaaaaatagcagCAGTAAAACAATCGGCAGAGTTGGGGTTTGAAAACCTAAAAGTAGCAGCAGCAAAACAATCGgcagagttagggtttgaaacaCCCAAATCTCAACCTGATGAGAGATtaggttttagaaacccaattCCAATAGAATGGATGAGTTGTGTGCTGTACCTCAAGGAGGGAACCAGAACCCAAAAACTTGCAGCAAATTATTGGATCGATTGGAGAAGATAACTTGATATTATACCATCTCTAGGGCACCGCAAGAAGTAAACAAGAGAGATACTTCGAAGAACTAAGTAAATTGAATCTGCAGCCTTCAATAATAATAGTGATCCACTGATTGGatcagaaatagaagaagtggGCTTCAAGAATGAACAGCAGCTTCAACTTGAGAATCTCCAATCGATCTTGCACTTCAGGTAAGAAGTAGttgtaaaaccctaattttcagttGAAAACTTTGTCTAGGGTTTAATCTGTAGAAGTATGCATAGGGTGCTTCAtcctctgaagaaaaaaaagtttataAGACTCAAACCAGAACCGCAAGTCACCAACAACCTAAAggttgtgctctgataccatgtagcagaTCAGAACACTAGAAAACCAGAGCCGAGAGGgtagagatgaagaagatgaacagGGACTGTTTAGAGACTGATGATCGAACTAAACAGTCCCCTCCTTACTGCCTTTATTTATATCTCAGACCATAATacaaaggactcctaatcatgTTAGGATCCACAAACATACAGACAATAGGAAAACAGAAAGTGAACTAATCCTAGTAATATCCAAATAAGAAAGGAGCCATATAGGGGTGAATCTTGATTAGGTTTGGAATATCCTAATCGAGATTCCattgttgtcaaggcgtcgcctaggcgtcaaCTAGGTgacgcctaggcatccaggcgccttggccGACTTGGTCGCCTTGGGTCGCCGAGATGCCGTTACAACTATGTGAGATTCCCCTCAGCCCTATATGCTCCATATACTCTAAAAGGTTAAATAACTGAGTAGTATTATGTACTTTTAATGTTTGATAGGACTTGCAAATGATAATGTTACCATAATTCAACAGGTTTTGCGGCTTTGATCCCCCTCCAGCTCGTGTCTTTGGTTGGCGAGTACTTGAGCTGAAAGAACAGGGAGTGAGCGAAGAGGAAGCGATGGCTGTTGCTGATGTATGTATAAATCCTTTCATAATATTAGATTGTTTTCTTTAGGAGTGTCCTGTCCTGTATTACTCTCTATCtactattttcttattttacttTTCTGAGTGTAGATGGAATACCGAGCggaaaagaaagcaaagaagcaaGCATATAAACGGCTGAAACAAATTGCACGTCTCCAAGGAAAGAAGCCACCACCAAACCCATATCCAAGTGCTATCAAGGAAATACAGGCTGAAGAGAGGAAGTATGTCCGTGACCGTTTCTTCAATCCCAAGATACGAGAAGTCGTGCAGAAattgaaagaagagaaggaagctGAGATGCAAGAAAGAATGAGGGGAGGTGGTTGGTAATTTCAATTTGCCTGACAGCTCCAACATAGGCTCGTCTGTGGCTTCTTATACCCAAACCCTAATAAAATCTTGGCCTGTAGGGGTCAGCCATCTTTAGGATCTTTTGCCTGGGGttagttatattttttttcctagcGATGTTGATCTTGCATTAAAAAGTGTTTGGccataaaatttttgtaagatgGGCGCATGAGAATGCCTCACCTTATTCAATTCAGTCCATTAATTTTACTTGTTTAAAATGCTAGTTTTCTAATCTCTTATAAATGGTACTTTTTTTTATGAGATCTTAGAAATGGTACTTGAAGTGAATGCTTGCCAAACAAATAACCAAGAGGAGTTTTGCCCTATATTACATGGCTTGCTCCACCAACATGTTTTGTTGTAATCAGCTATGATGGTaccatctttttttctttttctttatgtgCAAACAAGGGAAATTCTTGATGATGTTAGTTATGTTCTGTTTGGTATCCAAAAAAAAGCTGTTATTTTTCTCGTTCATCGATGTTAGGGAATGCGATCCATTTAGCTCATTCCGCCTTCTGGTTCTATCCTCTCCTGTTCGCCGGCCAAACAGGACCATCCTGTTCCCTCATATGGGGTGTGAAATGATGACTTAATCtcccttgggcagtgtgtttgggcagggggttaggtcgtcattttgcaccccatgtgaggggacaggaCGATACTGTTCGGACAGCGAACAGGAGACAATAACGATTCCTGGTTTAGAAGGATAATAGCCCTTTCCAAATGGCATTCTCATtctatttttggaatgcataacaaacacaacatTGGATATCATctgctgaaaaaaaaaaaaaatgaggtggGTAATCTCTAGGGTTGATCGTTGGACCCTAAGTCACTGTAATCTTGGCTGTGAATCGTGTTGGTACCTATGATGGAAAAACAATATAGGTAGGTAAGGGAtgagaaattagaaactaatatcAAAACTTTGGTGCAGCAATGTCATGCTATCAATCAACAagggcctgatttggtatgatttctatttcaattttatggGCTGATTTTTATGtcggaaattgtttggtttgatttttgcaccttatttcagtgaaataaaatcaattggaatagaaattctgaaatagttAGAGGagatgtttcaattttgaaatagaaattgatttcactcttgctatttaatgagcacatgacatggttaatttgatgggcaaagcagtaattatatattaaaaataaaacaccacctttATTCTCctgatggtctca containing:
- the LOC122646106 gene encoding uncharacterized protein LOC122646106, giving the protein MSFMKGDLLTRTRKLVKGLAKAKPVWLKAMEEAPPVTFPRTDGKVEKISLPEDIYIKRFFQKHPDSKYEDAIRFCGFDPPPARVFGWRVLELKEQGVSEEEAMAVADMEYRAEKKAKKQAYKRLKQIARLQGKKPPPNPYPSAIKEIQAEERKYVRDRFFNPKIREVVQKLKEEKEAEMQERMRGGGW